Proteins co-encoded in one Enterobacter sp. R4-368 genomic window:
- the iclR gene encoding glyoxylate bypass operon transcriptional repressor IclR: MATSVPAKRGRKATAPAAPAGGQVQSLTRGLKLLEWIAESHGSVALTELAQQAGLPNSTTHRLLTTMQQLGFVRQVGELGHWSVGAHAFIVGSSFLQSRNLMAIVHPILRNLMEESGETVNLAVLDKSDHQAIIIDQVQCTQLMRMSAPIGGKLPMHASGAGKAFLSRLSDEQVGSLLHRQGLHAYTHATLVSPVHLKEDLAQTRKRGYSFDDEEHALGLRCVAACIFDEHGEPFAAISISGPISRITDDRVTELGAMVIRGAKEVTLAYGGMR, encoded by the coding sequence ATGGCCACTTCCGTTCCCGCTAAACGAGGCAGAAAAGCCACAGCCCCGGCCGCTCCGGCGGGCGGGCAAGTCCAGTCATTGACCCGCGGCCTGAAACTGCTGGAATGGATTGCCGAGTCTCATGGCAGCGTCGCCCTTACCGAACTGGCGCAACAGGCCGGTTTGCCCAATTCGACCACCCATCGCTTACTCACCACCATGCAACAGCTAGGATTCGTTCGCCAGGTGGGCGAGCTGGGCCACTGGTCGGTAGGCGCGCATGCGTTTATCGTCGGCAGCAGTTTCCTGCAAAGCCGCAATCTGATGGCGATTGTTCACCCCATTCTGCGCAACTTAATGGAAGAGTCCGGCGAAACCGTGAATCTCGCGGTGCTGGATAAGAGCGACCATCAGGCCATCATTATCGATCAGGTGCAGTGTACGCAGTTAATGCGCATGTCCGCGCCGATTGGCGGCAAACTGCCGATGCATGCTTCCGGCGCGGGAAAAGCGTTTTTGTCGCGCCTGAGCGATGAGCAAGTTGGCAGTTTGCTGCACCGCCAGGGGCTGCATGCGTACACCCATGCCACGCTGGTATCGCCGGTACACCTGAAAGAAGATCTCGCCCAGACGCGTAAACGCGGCTACTCCTTTGACGACGAAGAGCACGCGCTGGGGCTGCGCTGCGTAGCGGCGTGCATTTTTGACGAACACGGCGAACCCTTCGCCGCGATTTCCATCTCCGGGCCTATCTCACGCATCACTGATGACCGCGTGACCGAGCTGGGCGCGATGGTGATCCGTGGCGCGAAAGAAGTGACACTGGCGTACGGGGGAATGCGTTAA
- the metH gene encoding methionine synthase — protein sequence MSSKVEQLKQQLSKRILVLDGGMGTMIQSYRLSEQDFRGERFADWPCDLKGNNDLLVLSKPEVISAIHDAYFAAGADIIETNTFNSTTIAMADYQMESLSAEINFAAAKLARASADKWTAQTPDKPRYVAGVLGPTNRTASISPDVNDPAFRNITFDQLVTAYRESTKALVEGGSDLILIETVFDTLNAKAAIFAVKAEFDALGVELPIMISGTITDASGRTLSGQTTEAFYNSLRHADALTFGLNCALGPDELRQYVQELSRIAECYVTAHPNAGLPNAFGEYDLDADTMAVQIGEWAQAGFLNIVGGCCGTTPVHIAVMSRAVEGVPPRQLPEVPVACRLAGLEPLNIGDDSLFVNVGERTNVTGSAKFKRLIKEEKYAEALDVARQQVESGAQIIDINMDEGMLDAEAAMVRFLNLIAGEPDIARVPIMIDSSKWEVIEKGLKCIQGKGIVNSISMKEGVEPFIHHAKLVRRYGAAVVVMAFDEIGQADTRARKIEICRRAYKILTEEVGFPPEDIIFDPNIFAVATGIEEHNNYAQDFIGACEDIKRELPHALISGGVSNVSFSFRGNDPVREAIHAVFLYYAIRNGMDMGIVNAGQLAIYDDLPTELRDGVEDVILNRRDDATERMLDLAEKYRGSKAADEGANAQQAEWRNWDVKKRLEYSLVKGITEFIEFDTEEARQQAARPIEVIEGPLMDGMNVVGDLFGEGKMFLPQVVKSARVMKQAVAYLEPYIEASKEKGSSNGKMVIATVKGDVHDIGKNIVGVVLQCNNYEIIDLGVMVPADKILKTAREEKADLIGLSGLITPSLDEMVNVAKEMERQGFTIPLLIGGATTSKAHTAVKIEQNYSGPTVYVQNASRTVGVVSALLSDTQHDEFVARTRKEYETVRIQHARKKPRTPPVTLQAARENDLAFDWESYTPPVAHRLGVQEVTASIETLRNYIDWTPFFMTWSLAGKYPRILEDEVVGEEAKRLFADANEMLDKLSAEKLLNPRGVVGLFPANRVGDDVEIYRDETRTQVLTVGCHLRQQTEKVGFANYCLADFVAPKQSGKADYIGAFAVTGGLEEDALAQAYDAAHDDYNKIMVKAVADRLAEAFAEYLHERVRKVYWGYAPNENLSNDELIRENYQGIRPAPGYPACPEHTEKGTIWQLLDVEKHTGMKLTESYAMWPGASVSGWYFSHPDSKYFAVAQIQRDQVEDYARRKGMSVAEIERWLASNLGYDAD from the coding sequence GTGAGCAGCAAAGTTGAGCAACTGAAGCAGCAGTTAAGCAAAAGAATTCTGGTTCTGGATGGGGGCATGGGCACCATGATCCAGAGCTATCGTCTGAGTGAGCAGGATTTTCGCGGCGAGCGTTTCGCCGACTGGCCCTGCGATCTTAAAGGTAACAACGACTTGCTGGTGCTCAGCAAGCCGGAGGTGATAAGCGCGATCCATGACGCCTACTTTGCGGCGGGCGCGGATATCATCGAAACCAACACTTTTAACTCAACGACAATCGCCATGGCGGATTACCAGATGGAATCCCTGTCGGCGGAAATCAACTTCGCTGCTGCCAAACTGGCGCGTGCCAGCGCCGACAAATGGACGGCGCAAACGCCGGATAAACCGCGTTATGTCGCGGGTGTGCTCGGCCCGACTAACCGCACTGCCTCAATCTCACCGGACGTTAACGACCCGGCGTTTCGCAATATCACTTTCGATCAACTGGTCACCGCTTATCGCGAATCCACCAAAGCGCTGGTGGAAGGGGGATCGGATCTGATCCTGATCGAAACCGTGTTCGATACGCTTAACGCCAAAGCGGCGATCTTTGCAGTAAAAGCGGAGTTTGACGCGCTGGGCGTTGAGCTGCCGATCATGATTTCCGGCACCATTACCGACGCCTCCGGGCGTACGCTCTCCGGCCAGACCACCGAAGCGTTTTACAACTCTCTGCGCCACGCCGATGCGCTCACCTTCGGCCTGAACTGCGCGCTGGGGCCGGATGAACTGCGCCAGTATGTGCAGGAGCTTTCCCGTATCGCCGAATGCTATGTCACCGCGCACCCGAACGCCGGCCTGCCCAACGCCTTTGGTGAATATGATCTCGATGCCGACACCATGGCGGTGCAAATCGGCGAGTGGGCGCAAGCCGGTTTTCTGAACATTGTCGGCGGCTGCTGCGGTACCACACCAGTGCATATCGCCGTCATGAGCCGCGCGGTCGAAGGCGTGCCGCCGCGTCAGCTACCGGAGGTGCCGGTTGCTTGCCGTCTTGCGGGTCTGGAGCCGCTCAACATTGGCGACGACAGCCTGTTTGTAAACGTTGGCGAACGTACCAACGTCACCGGTTCCGCCAAATTTAAGCGCCTGATCAAAGAAGAGAAATACGCCGAAGCGCTGGACGTGGCCCGCCAGCAGGTGGAAAGCGGCGCGCAGATCATCGACATCAATATGGATGAAGGGATGCTCGACGCCGAAGCGGCGATGGTGCGTTTCCTCAACCTGATTGCCGGTGAGCCGGACATTGCCCGCGTGCCGATCATGATCGACTCCTCAAAATGGGAGGTGATCGAAAAAGGGCTGAAATGTATCCAGGGTAAGGGCATCGTTAACTCAATTTCGATGAAAGAGGGCGTTGAGCCATTTATTCACCACGCGAAGCTGGTGCGTCGTTATGGCGCCGCCGTGGTGGTAATGGCCTTTGACGAAATCGGTCAGGCGGATACACGTGCGCGGAAAATCGAAATTTGCCGTCGCGCCTATAAAATTCTGACCGAAGAGGTGGGTTTCCCGCCGGAAGACATTATCTTCGATCCGAACATCTTCGCCGTAGCAACGGGTATTGAAGAGCACAATAACTACGCGCAGGACTTTATCGGCGCGTGTGAAGATATCAAACGCGAACTGCCGCATGCGCTGATTTCTGGCGGTGTTTCCAACGTTTCGTTCTCGTTTCGCGGCAACGACCCGGTGCGTGAAGCGATCCACGCCGTGTTCCTTTATTACGCCATTCGTAACGGCATGGACATGGGCATCGTCAACGCCGGACAACTGGCGATTTACGATGATTTGCCTACCGAGCTGCGCGACGGCGTTGAGGATGTGATCCTTAACCGCCGCGATGATGCGACCGAGCGCATGCTGGATCTGGCGGAAAAATACCGCGGCAGCAAAGCCGCCGATGAAGGGGCGAACGCGCAGCAGGCGGAGTGGCGCAACTGGGATGTGAAAAAACGTCTCGAATATTCACTGGTAAAAGGCATCACCGAATTTATCGAGTTCGATACCGAAGAGGCGCGTCAGCAGGCCGCTCGCCCGATCGAGGTGATCGAAGGGCCGTTAATGGACGGCATGAACGTGGTGGGCGATCTGTTCGGCGAGGGCAAAATGTTCCTGCCGCAGGTGGTGAAATCCGCCCGCGTGATGAAACAGGCCGTGGCGTATCTGGAACCGTATATCGAAGCCAGCAAAGAGAAGGGCAGCAGCAACGGCAAAATGGTGATCGCCACTGTGAAAGGCGATGTCCACGACATCGGCAAAAATATCGTGGGCGTCGTGCTGCAATGCAACAACTACGAAATTATCGACCTCGGCGTGATGGTGCCCGCCGATAAAATCCTGAAAACTGCCCGCGAAGAGAAGGCTGACCTGATTGGTCTTTCCGGATTGATTACGCCGTCGCTCGACGAAATGGTCAACGTGGCGAAAGAGATGGAACGCCAGGGGTTCACCATTCCGCTGCTGATTGGCGGTGCGACCACATCGAAAGCGCACACGGCGGTGAAAATCGAACAGAACTACAGTGGGCCGACGGTGTATGTGCAAAACGCCTCGCGTACCGTAGGTGTGGTGTCTGCTCTGCTTTCGGATACGCAGCACGATGAGTTTGTTGCCCGTACCCGCAAAGAGTATGAAACCGTACGTATCCAGCATGCGCGGAAAAAACCGCGTACGCCGCCAGTGACGTTGCAGGCCGCACGGGAGAACGATCTTGCGTTTGACTGGGAAAGTTATACTCCGCCGGTCGCGCATCGCCTGGGCGTGCAGGAAGTTACTGCCAGCATCGAGACACTGCGCAATTACATCGACTGGACACCATTCTTTATGACCTGGTCGCTGGCCGGGAAATATCCGCGCATCCTTGAAGATGAGGTGGTGGGGGAAGAGGCGAAACGTCTATTTGCCGATGCCAACGAGATGCTCGATAAACTGAGCGCGGAAAAGCTGCTCAACCCGCGCGGCGTGGTCGGGCTTTTCCCGGCTAATCGCGTTGGCGACGATGTCGAAATCTACCGCGACGAAACCCGCACGCAGGTACTGACAGTAGGTTGCCATCTGCGCCAGCAAACGGAAAAAGTCGGTTTTGCGAACTACTGCCTGGCGGATTTTGTCGCCCCCAAACAGAGCGGCAAAGCGGACTACATTGGCGCATTCGCAGTGACGGGCGGTCTTGAAGAGGACGCGTTAGCACAAGCGTATGACGCCGCGCACGATGATTACAATAAAATCATGGTGAAAGCGGTGGCCGATCGCCTGGCGGAAGCCTTTGCGGAATACCTGCATGAGCGGGTGCGCAAAGTGTACTGGGGCTACGCGCCGAACGAAAACCTCAGCAACGATGAGTTGATCCGCGAAAATTATCAGGGCATTCGCCCGGCACCGGGCTATCCGGCTTGTCCGGAGCACACGGAAAAAGGCACCATCTGGCAGTTGCTGGACGTTGAAAAACATACCGGGATGAAACTGACCGAATCCTACGCGATGTGGCCAGGGGCATCGGTTTCCGGCTGGTATTTCAGCCACCCGGACAGTAAATATTTCGCGGTAGCGCAAATTCAGCGTGACCAGGTAGAAGATTACGCGCGGCGTAAAGGCATGTCGGTGGCGGAAATTGAGCGCTGGCTGGCGTCTAATTTAGGTTACGACGCGGATTAA
- a CDS encoding Na/Pi cotransporter family protein, producing the protein MLTLLHLLSAVALLVWGTHIVRTGVMRVFGARLRTVLSRSVERKPLAFCAGIGVTALVQSSNATTMLVTSFVAQDLVALTPALVIVLGADVGTALMARILTFDLSWLSPLLIFLGVIFFLGRKQTREGQLGRVSIGLGLILLALELIVQAVTPITQANGVQVIFASLTGDIMLDALIGAVFAIISYSSLAAVLLTATLVTAGIISFPVALCLVIGANLGSGLLAMLNNSAANAAARRVALGSLLFKLVGSLIILPFVHVLATSMQKLPLPEAELVIYFHVFYNLIRCLAMVPFAGPMAQFCKRIIREEPELDTRLKPKHLDSSALDTPTLALANAARETLRMGDAMELMLEGLHKIMHGQPRQEKELRKQADDINVLYTAIKLYLARMPKEELAEEESKRWAEIIEMSLNLEQASDIVERMGSEIADKSLAARRAFSVEGLQELDALHERLVGNLKLAMSVFFSSDVTSARRLRRSKHRFRIMNRRYSHAHVDRLHQQNVQSIETSSLHLGLLGDMKRLNSLFCSVAYSVLEQPDEDDERDDA; encoded by the coding sequence GTGCTGACTTTGCTTCATCTGCTTTCTGCCGTGGCTCTGCTGGTGTGGGGCACACATATTGTACGTACCGGTGTGATGCGCGTTTTTGGCGCCCGTTTGCGTACCGTTCTTAGCCGTAGCGTCGAAAGGAAACCGCTCGCCTTCTGCGCGGGTATCGGCGTGACTGCGCTGGTGCAGAGCAGTAACGCCACCACCATGCTGGTGACCTCGTTTGTCGCCCAGGATTTAGTGGCGCTTACCCCGGCGCTGGTGATTGTGCTGGGCGCAGATGTCGGGACAGCACTGATGGCGCGCATCTTGACGTTCGATCTCTCCTGGTTATCACCGCTGTTGATTTTTCTTGGCGTCATTTTCTTCCTCGGGCGTAAACAGACGCGCGAAGGCCAGCTTGGGCGCGTCAGCATCGGCCTTGGGTTGATTCTTCTGGCGCTGGAGCTGATTGTGCAGGCGGTTACGCCGATCACCCAGGCCAATGGCGTGCAGGTGATTTTCGCCTCGCTGACCGGCGATATTATGCTTGATGCGTTGATTGGCGCGGTGTTCGCCATTATCAGTTACTCCAGCCTGGCGGCGGTGCTGCTGACAGCAACGCTGGTGACCGCGGGGATTATCTCTTTCCCGGTGGCGCTATGTCTGGTGATTGGTGCCAACCTCGGTTCCGGCCTGCTGGCGATGCTCAATAACAGCGCCGCTAACGCTGCCGCCCGTCGCGTGGCGCTTGGCAGTTTGCTGTTCAAGCTGGTGGGCAGCCTGATTATCCTGCCGTTTGTGCATGTGCTTGCCACGTCAATGCAGAAACTTCCCTTGCCGGAAGCGGAACTGGTTATCTATTTCCATGTGTTCTACAACCTGATCCGCTGCCTGGCGATGGTACCTTTCGCCGGGCCAATGGCGCAGTTTTGTAAGCGGATCATTCGTGAAGAGCCAGAGCTGGATACACGCCTTAAGCCAAAGCACCTCGACAGTTCCGCACTCGATACGCCAACGCTGGCGCTGGCCAATGCTGCGCGGGAAACCTTGCGCATGGGCGATGCGATGGAGTTGATGCTCGAAGGGTTGCATAAAATCATGCACGGTCAGCCTCGTCAGGAGAAGGAGCTGCGCAAGCAAGCCGATGACATCAACGTGCTGTACACCGCAATTAAGCTCTATCTGGCTCGTATGCCGAAAGAGGAGCTGGCGGAAGAGGAGTCGAAACGCTGGGCGGAGATTATCGAGATGTCGCTGAACCTTGAGCAGGCCTCCGATATTGTCGAGCGCATGGGCAGCGAAATCGCCGACAAATCGCTGGCGGCGCGGCGCGCTTTCTCTGTTGAAGGCTTGCAGGAACTTGATGCGCTGCATGAACGGCTGGTGGGAAATCTGAAGCTGGCGATGTCGGTATTTTTCTCCAGTGACGTGACCAGCGCCCGGCGTTTACGTCGCAGCAAACACCGTTTTCGCATTATGAACCGCCGTTATTCGCATGCGCACGTTGACCGCCTGCATCAACAAAACGTGCAAAGTATTGAAACCAGCTCGCTGCACCTCGGTTTGCTGGGCGACATGAAACGTCTTAACTCCCTGTTCTGCTCGGTAGCCTACAGCGTGCTGGAGCAGCCGGATGAAGACGACGAGCGCGACGACGCTTAA
- the rluF gene encoding 23S rRNA pseudouridine(2604) synthase RluF, with translation MLPTQSTRLNKYISESGICSRREADRYIEQGNVFINGKRAGIGDQVVAGDVVKVNGQLIEPRNDEDLVFIALNKPVGIVSTTEDGEKDNIVDFVNHSSRIFPIGRLDKDSQGLIFLTNHGDLVNKILRAGNDHEKEYLVTVNKPVTDEFVQGMSAGVPILGTKTKKCKVKREAPFTFRITLVQGLNRQIRRMCEYFGYEVTKLERTRIMNVSLTGLPPGEWRDLTDDELIALFKLIENSSSEAKPKAKAKPQAAKKPAVKVAKPEEKNRAKPAGKRFTQPGRKKKGR, from the coding sequence ATGCTGCCAACCCAATCAACACGTTTAAACAAATACATCAGCGAAAGCGGGATTTGCTCACGCCGCGAGGCTGACCGTTATATTGAGCAAGGCAATGTCTTTATTAATGGCAAACGCGCCGGGATCGGCGATCAGGTGGTTGCCGGAGACGTTGTGAAAGTGAACGGTCAACTTATCGAGCCGAGAAACGACGAAGATCTGGTGTTTATCGCGTTGAATAAACCCGTTGGTATTGTCAGTACCACCGAAGATGGCGAAAAAGACAATATTGTTGATTTCGTTAATCACAGCAGCCGTATCTTCCCCATCGGCCGTCTGGACAAAGATTCGCAGGGACTGATTTTCCTCACTAATCATGGCGATTTAGTGAACAAAATCCTGCGCGCCGGTAACGATCACGAGAAAGAGTATCTGGTGACCGTCAATAAGCCCGTCACTGACGAATTTGTGCAGGGTATGAGCGCGGGCGTGCCGATCCTCGGCACCAAAACCAAAAAGTGCAAGGTAAAAAGGGAAGCGCCATTTACCTTCCGCATTACGCTGGTTCAGGGGCTGAACCGCCAAATCCGCCGCATGTGTGAATACTTTGGTTATGAAGTCACCAAACTTGAACGCACGCGTATTATGAACGTCAGTCTCACTGGCTTGCCGCCGGGGGAGTGGCGTGATCTGACCGACGACGAGCTGATTGCGCTGTTTAAGCTGATTGAGAACTCATCGTCAGAAGCGAAGCCGAAAGCAAAAGCGAAACCGCAGGCAGCGAAAAAGCCCGCAGTAAAAGTGGCGAAGCCCGAAGAGAAAAACCGGGCGAAACCGGCGGGGAAACGCTTTACCCAGCCGGGCAGGAAAAAGAAAGGGCGCTAG
- a CDS encoding DUF3811 domain-containing protein: MALTRLTQKEMTESEQRELKTLLDRARIAHGRPLSNAEANHVKKEYIDKLMAQREAAAKKARQMKKQQAYKPDENATFSWSANTSTRGKR; encoded by the coding sequence ATGGCCCTGACCAGACTGACGCAAAAAGAGATGACGGAGAGTGAACAGCGGGAGCTGAAAACGCTGCTGGATCGCGCCCGTATCGCGCACGGACGCCCGCTCAGCAACGCTGAAGCTAATCATGTGAAGAAGGAGTACATCGATAAACTGATGGCGCAGCGCGAAGCGGCAGCGAAAAAAGCCCGCCAGATGAAGAAACAGCAGGCTTATAAACCGGATGAGAATGCCACATTTTCCTGGTCGGCAAACACCTCAACGCGCGGCAAGCGCTAA
- a CDS encoding type II toxin-antitoxin system HigB family toxin produces MHVISRRPFDNAAKDFPNHTLALDAVYKILKSTVYQNPDALRVEFPSLDKMKYRDKWWVINVGGNHLRVLFFADFESAKIFVKHIVTHAECDKLIRHYRETKE; encoded by the coding sequence ATGCACGTTATATCAAGGAGGCCGTTCGATAACGCGGCTAAAGATTTTCCAAACCACACGCTTGCGCTGGACGCGGTTTACAAGATCCTGAAAAGCACTGTTTACCAGAATCCAGACGCGTTGCGAGTAGAGTTCCCAAGCCTGGACAAGATGAAATACAGGGATAAATGGTGGGTTATCAATGTCGGTGGCAACCATTTGAGGGTGCTGTTTTTCGCAGACTTTGAATCAGCAAAAATATTTGTCAAACATATCGTGACCCATGCCGAGTGTGACAAATTGATAAGACATTATCGGGAGACCAAAGAATGA
- a CDS encoding helix-turn-helix domain-containing protein: protein MIEDAIKAADELVKQVPFLGNNPGKEEYEQALEMVERLLMHAPDSSLAALLTAKIEHYENNDPELAAFNARIAALPRGVAALRVLMDQHGLNQSSFRDEIGQRSLVSRILNGERNLTVDHIRALAKRFNVSTDVFIEPAHHIAG from the coding sequence ATGATTGAGGATGCGATCAAGGCCGCTGACGAGCTGGTGAAACAGGTGCCTTTTTTGGGAAATAACCCCGGCAAAGAGGAGTATGAGCAAGCGCTGGAGATGGTTGAACGGTTGCTCATGCATGCGCCGGATAGCTCACTGGCCGCGCTGCTTACCGCAAAAATAGAGCACTATGAAAATAACGACCCGGAGCTGGCGGCGTTTAACGCGCGTATCGCGGCACTGCCACGCGGTGTTGCCGCTTTACGGGTTTTGATGGATCAGCACGGATTAAATCAGTCTTCGTTTCGGGATGAAATCGGCCAGCGCTCCCTGGTGAGCCGTATTCTTAATGGCGAACGCAATCTGACTGTCGACCATATCCGAGCGCTGGCGAAACGCTTTAATGTGTCGACCGACGTGTTTATTGAGCCAGCCCATCACATCGCGGGGTGA
- the panS gene encoding ketopantoate/pantoate/pantothenate transporter PanS, whose product MLATFTRLFPLWALLLSVFAYYFPPTFIAIGPWVTTLLMLIMFGMGVHLKIDDFKRVLSRPAPVAAGIFLHYLVMPLAAWLLALIFKMPPDLSAGMVLVGSVASGTASNVMIYLAKGDVALSVTISSVSTLVGVVATPLLTRLYVDAHIQVDVMGMLLSILQIVVIPIALGLVVHHLFPRVVNALEPWLPAFSMVCILAIISAVVAGSANYIASVGLVVIVAVILHNSIGLLGGYWGGRLFGFDESTCRTLAIEVGMQNSGLAAALGKIYFSPLAALPGALFSVWHNLSGSLLAGYWSGKPVDGRKTEAVKEG is encoded by the coding sequence ATGCTCGCAACTTTCACGCGGCTGTTCCCGTTATGGGCGCTGCTGCTCTCGGTATTCGCCTATTATTTCCCGCCAACGTTTATCGCCATTGGCCCGTGGGTTACCACGCTGCTGATGCTGATTATGTTTGGCATGGGCGTGCACTTAAAAATTGATGACTTCAAACGCGTCCTGTCACGCCCGGCTCCGGTTGCTGCCGGTATTTTCCTGCACTACCTGGTGATGCCGCTGGCGGCATGGCTACTGGCGCTGATTTTTAAGATGCCGCCGGATCTCTCCGCCGGGATGGTACTGGTCGGTAGTGTCGCCAGTGGAACGGCATCAAACGTGATGATTTATCTGGCGAAAGGTGATGTCGCGCTGTCGGTCACCATCTCTTCGGTTTCTACGCTGGTGGGTGTTGTCGCCACGCCGCTGCTGACGCGTCTGTATGTCGATGCGCATATTCAGGTCGATGTGATGGGCATGCTGTTAAGCATCCTGCAGATTGTGGTGATCCCGATTGCGTTGGGGCTAGTTGTGCACCACCTGTTCCCGCGCGTGGTTAACGCGCTGGAGCCCTGGCTGCCCGCGTTTTCCATGGTCTGTATTCTGGCGATCATTAGCGCCGTGGTCGCCGGTTCCGCGAACTATATCGCCTCTGTTGGCCTGGTGGTGATTGTCGCGGTGATCCTGCACAACAGCATTGGTCTGCTCGGTGGCTACTGGGGCGGTCGTCTGTTCGGCTTTGATGAATCCACTTGCCGCACGCTGGCGATTGAAGTGGGTATGCAGAACTCCGGCCTCGCTGCGGCGTTGGGTAAAATCTACTTCTCACCGCTCGCCGCGCTGCCTGGCGCACTGTTCTCGGTGTGGCATAACCTTTCCGGTTCGCTGCTGGCAGGCTACTGGTCGGGCAAACCGGTCGACGGGCGTAAAACGGAAGCGGTGAAAGAGGGTTAA
- the rtcR gene encoding RNA repair transcriptional activator RtcR, which yields MKRRVVIGVLGTVLDKRGKRQNRFRKWRPTVGLCQQPDFAVDRLELLHQPRDEGLAQQTAEDIALVSPHTEVRKHAVMIKDPWDFEEVYAAFLDFATRYPFDTENEEYLVHITTGTHVAQICWFLLTEARYLPASLLQTGPAAKGAADEAIAAGVCSVIDLDLSRYATLTSRFQREQQQSVSFLKSGIDTRNVTFNRLIEQIERVSLRSTAPILLTGPTGAGKSFLAKRIFQLRQSRHLVQGRLVAVNCATLRGDNAMSTLFGHVKGAFTGAQQARTGLLREADGGVLFLDEIAELGLDEQAMLLKAIEEKTFFPFGSDKEVHSDFQLIAGTHRNMQQWVAEGRFREDLFARINMWTFALPGLAERREDIAPNIEYELQRFSQQQQTQIRFDKGARERYLAFACSPHAAWRGNFRELSTSIARMATLAEQGRINDALVEEEVQRLAHHWRGESALPDLPVDISKLDLFDQRQLETVIAVCRRSQTLSEAGRELFAISRQKKANPNDADRLRKYLARFGLSWESVRGAT from the coding sequence ATGAAGCGTCGGGTGGTAATTGGTGTACTGGGAACGGTGCTGGATAAACGTGGCAAACGGCAAAACCGCTTTCGCAAATGGCGACCCACCGTGGGCTTATGCCAGCAGCCGGATTTCGCTGTCGACAGGCTTGAGCTGCTGCACCAGCCGCGCGATGAAGGGCTGGCGCAACAGACGGCGGAGGACATTGCCCTCGTCTCGCCACATACCGAGGTACGCAAACATGCGGTGATGATTAAAGATCCGTGGGATTTTGAAGAGGTGTATGCCGCGTTTCTCGATTTCGCTACCCGTTACCCGTTCGATACGGAAAATGAAGAGTACCTGGTGCATATCACCACCGGGACGCACGTCGCGCAGATCTGCTGGTTCCTGCTGACCGAAGCCCGTTATCTGCCCGCCAGCCTGTTGCAGACCGGCCCGGCGGCGAAAGGCGCTGCTGACGAAGCAATAGCTGCCGGCGTCTGTTCGGTTATCGATCTGGATTTAAGCCGTTACGCCACGCTGACCAGCCGTTTTCAGCGCGAACAGCAGCAGTCGGTGTCGTTTCTGAAATCCGGCATTGATACGCGTAATGTCACCTTTAACCGCTTAATCGAGCAAATCGAACGCGTATCGCTGCGCTCGACTGCGCCCATTCTGCTGACCGGGCCAACCGGTGCGGGAAAATCGTTTCTGGCAAAACGCATCTTTCAGTTACGCCAGTCCCGACATCTGGTGCAGGGGCGTCTGGTGGCGGTGAACTGCGCCACGCTGCGCGGTGATAATGCCATGTCGACGCTATTTGGCCATGTGAAAGGTGCATTCACCGGCGCGCAACAGGCACGTACCGGACTGCTGCGCGAAGCCGATGGCGGCGTGCTGTTCCTCGATGAGATTGCCGAGCTGGGGCTGGATGAGCAGGCGATGCTGCTGAAAGCGATTGAAGAGAAGACTTTTTTCCCCTTTGGCTCCGATAAAGAAGTGCACAGTGATTTTCAACTGATTGCGGGCACGCACCGGAATATGCAGCAGTGGGTGGCGGAAGGACGTTTCAGGGAAGATCTCTTTGCGCGTATCAATATGTGGACGTTCGCGCTGCCGGGTCTGGCGGAGCGGCGGGAAGATATCGCCCCGAACATTGAGTATGAACTCCAGCGTTTTTCACAGCAGCAGCAGACGCAAATCCGCTTTGATAAAGGCGCACGCGAGCGCTATCTGGCCTTCGCCTGTTCTCCCCACGCGGCGTGGCGCGGCAACTTTCGCGAACTGAGCACGTCAATCGCGCGAATGGCAACGCTGGCGGAACAGGGGCGGATTAACGACGCGTTAGTCGAAGAGGAGGTGCAGCGTTTAGCGCATCACTGGCGTGGGGAATCAGCATTGCCTGACTTGCCGGTGGATATCAGCAAGCTGGATCTGTTCGATCAACGCCAGTTAGAAACGGTGATTGCCGTCTGTCGGCGCAGCCAGACGCTTTCAGAAGCAGGGCGTGAATTGTTCGCCATTTCCCGGCAGAAAAAGGCCAACCCGAATGATGCGGATCGTCTGCGCAAATACCTGGCCCGCTTCGGGCTGAGCTGGGAAAGCGTACGCGGCGCAACATAA